GCAACCGAACGTGGAATGATTAAACTTCATTTCTCTCCCTATCAACCCATCACTGTCTTTCCCTTCTAATACCTATCGCCGAATTATGGATAAAGTACAACCCAAAACCCTCTACCTGGTAGGCACCCCCATTGGCAATTTGGAAGATATGACGTTTCGCGCGGTGCGGGTTTTGCAGGAAGTAGACCTGATTGCTGCTGAAGATACTCGCCATACGGGGAAGTTATTGCAGCATTTTCAAATTCAAACGCCGCAACTTAGTTACTACCAGCACAACAGTCAAAAGCGAATTCCGGATATTTTAACAGCTTTGCACCAGGGAAAGGCGATCGCTTTGGTGACGGATGCTGGGATGCCGGGAGTTTCCGATCCTGGTTGCGAGTTGGTACAAGCTTGCATCGAGGCCAATATTTCTATTATACCGATTCCGGGGGCAACGGCAGCGATCGCGGCGTTGAGTGCGTCGGGATTGCCCACGGATGCGTTCGTGTTTGTGGGATTTTTGCCGCTAAAATCCAAAGTGCGATCGCAAATTTTACAGTCTTTACAAGCCGAAACCCGCACGTTACTCTTTTACGAAGCGCCCCACCGGATCGTACAAACATTACAAGATTTGGCCAGCCATTTGGGCGAAAACCGTCAAGTGGTGGTGGCAAGGGAAATTACCAAACGCTACGAAGACTTTTGGCGGGGAACTGTAGCAGATGCGATCGCTAGCCACAGTCAAACCAATCCCAAAGGAGAGTATACAATCGTACTGGCAGGCAATACGGCTACAGAAAAATCTTGGTCGCCCGCCGCCATCAAAACCGAACTGCAACAATTGCTAGCACAGGGCTATTCGCGATCGCAAGCCAGCCGCCAACTAGCAACGGTTACCAACCTTCCCCGCCGAGAAATCTACCAAATGGCATTAACCATTGCCGACAGCACGCAATAATACCAAAACCTGGGAAGTTGGGATAGCAAGCTTGGTATCTGCTAGTTTGGGGAGCAAACCGAGTAGAATAGCAACAGCTAACCAACTCTCATGCCAAATTAGAAAATTTCTACAGAATTTTTACCAATTTGATTTTTTATTATTAGGAGCTAGATATGAAAGTTCTCCCCTTTGCCACTGCTGCCATAGTTCTAACTGCAATCCCAGCAACAGCGGAAAGTATCGAAGATTTGCAGCAACTGCTCTCGACAAAAGAATGTGCGGGATGCGATTTAATCGACGCCGGCTTAACCCATGCCAGCCTCATTCGCGCTGACTTGCAGAACGCTGACTTACGGGGAGCAAACTTATCCAGGGCTGACTTGCGCGGTGCTAATCTCAGAGGTGCCGACCTCAGTGGTGCTACTTTATACGGTGCCAACCTCCAGGGTGCTGATTTAACGGGGGCAAAACTCACCAATACAGATTTGCGTCGTGCCTATTTGCTCAATGCCGCCACCGAAGGTTCTAACATTGGCAATGCCTACTTAAAAGATGCGGTAGGACTCCCTCCCGATATCGGAAGTGCCGAATTATTCCATCAGTGGGGCATGCAGGAAGCACAAGGGGGTAGCTACGAACAAGCGATCGATTATTTTGAACGAGCGATCGCGCGGGATGATTCCTTTGCCCCTTCTTACATGGGGATTAGTCTTGCCATGCTCCGTCTGGGTAACCAAGAAGCATCTCTAGAATACGCCAAAGCAGCTTTGGAAATTTACGAACAGGAAGGCAGCCCGGAAGCTCAAGAAACTGCCTCCAAACTGGTAGCGCGTTTGGAAGACATGAAAGAAGAAGATTCCGACAGTTTCGGCGAACAGGTAGAACGGTTCGTTGGCTCGGTAGGGGGGTTGATTTTACAGTTCTTATTTTAATCAGAAACTTAGAAAAGAAGGGGAGGCGTCGGAGCGTCGGGGCATGGGAGCGTCGGGGCATGGGAGCGTCGGGGCATCGGAGCATCGGGGCGTCGGGGCATCGGGGGTATCGGAGCGTCGGGGCATCGGCGGTATCGGAGCGTCGGAGAAAACAACCATTATATCTCCCAAGCTCCCAGGCTCCCACGCTCCCAAGCTCCCAAGCTCCCAGGCTCCCACGCTCCCAAGCTCCCAAGCTCCCACGCTCCCACGCTCCCACGCTCGGTACGCACCTAACTAACTGTCAGACTTATTATCTGGCGTAAAATCCAGGGCAACAGAGTTCATGCAGTAACGCTGACCTGTAGGGGCAGGACCGTCGTCAAAAACGTGACCCAAATGAGCGCCACAGGCAGAACAAAGGACTTCCGTACGGGTCATAAACAAGCTGCGATCGGTTTCTTTGGCTACTTTTTCCTCAGATAGAGGTGCCCAAAAACTGGGCCACCCCGTACCAGAGTCGTATTTGGTATCGGAACTAAATAGTTCGTTGCCGCAGCAAACGCATTTGTAAATTCCTTTTTCTTTTTTATTGTAATATTCACCGGTAAATGGTCTTTCGGTACCTTTTTTGCGCGTCACCCGAAACTGTTCTTCGGTGAGCTGTTGTTTCCACTCGGCTTCGGATTTTTGAATGGGATAGTTCATAGTTTGAAATTGGCTGCTAGGGGTTGTCGGTTTTCAAAGCAACGTCTCTATTCTTGATTGTAGCGATCGCAGCTAGTGGCGGGAAGGGAATCGCAAAGATTTTTCCTCAGCATGACGGTTAGGAGGCAAACAGCGATAAGATATGGGAAAGGTGTTTGCACTAGCTGAGGAGGGAATCTTGCGCCGACTTCCAGGACCCCAAAAAGCAGAAGACTTAGAAGGTGGCAAAGCTAAGATCCTCAAACGGGAGATTAAATGGACACGTCGCAAAGTTATAATTGTGGGGTTAGCCCTCGTAATTCCCTATGCAGTAGCTATCTATGTTGCGCTTCAGTACGTTTCTCTCGGATTGGTGGTATTTTTAATTATCTTGCCTGTTTTTCTAGCTGCAATTGTTTACTTCATGAATCGGTTAACGCGGAATTTGTAGGGGGATAAAGAAAGGTCATTCCTTTCCCCCTACATCAAGGGCAATTAATAGCAGGATGGCAGGCAGATTTCCTTGGCGATCGCCGTGTGGAATGGTTTATTATGGTTATATACCATGGCGATCGCTGGCAATTTCTTCAGTTTGCCCAAAATAGGCATAATAATCTGGAAATTTGGCAAGCAATCTCCCCTCAGCCGACCCATATTTCCAGAATTGCCGCAGGAATTTCCTTAAATTCCCGATAAAGTTGCCAGGCTGAAATTGAAAATCATGGGCAACCACCATAGAATGGCGATGAACCCCTCGAAATCCGGCTACCATCATGCGAACGCAAAAATCGATATCTTCGCCAGCAGCATGGGGAAAAGACTCGTCAAATTGTATCGATTCTGCTACCGGACGCGCGATCGCTAAATTACAAGTCGGTCCGTACAGCAAAATGTTAGAATCTTGAAAACGCCGACCGTTGAGGGTGCCATTGATTTGGTGGTAGCGGTCGAACCATGTATGGCTGGCGGCATCCGTACGACCGGAAATAGCATGAATGTATGGATTCTCTAAAAATCCCCGGTGCGCTTCGCTGACCCAATTGGCAGAGGGAATACAATCGGAATCCGTAAACAGAATGAAATCCACCCCCAACTCAAGCGCCGCCTTTATCCCTGTATTCCTAGCGACGGCTGGACCTTGGGATTGAGAATGAGTCCAAACCTGCACCCACGGCTGAAGGTGCGGCCAGTACGAAGAACCATCGTTAACCACAATAACATAAGCAGGCTGGTTTTGCAGGCTGGATATCACCCGCTGGAGAAGGTCGCCATCTTTCACCGAACAACATTTGGCAGGAATAACCACTGCTACCTGGGAATCCAGTTTGACCTGATTTTTCACAAGTTTCGGTGGCAGTTGGAAAACCGATTTGGCAGTGGTTGGCTGTTCCTGTTTTAGCGCTAACTTGCCCGTTGTAGAGAGTTTATATGCGATCGCTTCTACCATCTTCGTTAGTAAAAATTGTACCCGATAGGGATGGTTGGGTAACTGGTTCCACCAATATTCAAAAAGTTCTAGTTTCACAGAAGGCACTGTTAAACTCATTCTCCACCTCCCAGCCAAGCACAATTTTGACAGTAAGAATCTTCTTGGTGATGGGAACGAAATGCCCTCGCCGCTGCCCCATCGAGAATTTCCGCAACACTTCCTTCGCTGATATGACCAAAACGTTGGGGATGGAACATATTGCAAGGAGTGACGTATCCGTCGTATTGAATGCAGGCTTCCCGATACAAAGCTGGGCAAGTGGCAAGCTTGCCGTTGGATGGGTTGGCAACTTCTAAATCTAAGTCTACCCCTTGAATTTGGTCGGGAATCAAACACTGGAGAGATACAGCCGCCAATATTTCTTTGGCTTCTACCAGCGCATTCCTAATTTCGCCAAGTTCGGATATGACCCGATTGAGAAAATAATGGTCTGGCGCATCGCTTCTGACGACGTTGTAAATCAAACCCACGTTATGTGCGGCAGCTAAATGGGCAATATCTTTGAGGCGATGCAAGTTTTCTGCTTGTATGGTAAAAACAAAATAGGGTCTGGGTTGATGGTTGCGCAAGAGATTGAGGTTGCGTTCCACGATTTCCCAAGACGCGTCCCGGCGAATTTGGGCGAGTTCTTCTGGGTTGGGAGAGTCTATGGAAATAAAAAGCTGGATACCGTATTTTTTGAGCAATTCCACCCGCTGGGGATCCTGAATGTTGAGATTGGTGAACAAATGCAGCTGTGAATGGGGCCATTTTTCTCGAATCCAAGCCAGAAACTGGGGAAATTTGGGATGAATGGTGCTTTCGCCCCGACCATTTAAACGGATGATTTCTGGTGGATACGCGATCGCATCCATAACTTGATGGAGGGTTTCCTCGGTCATAAAATAGTGGGGCTGGTTTCGTTCTTTTTTGAAACCGCACATAATACAAGACAAATTGCAGTTATGGCTCAGTTCCAGGATAATTTCTCGTGGATGCATCTAAATTTTCCTTTTGCTTGTCTTTTCCTCTCGGATTGCCAGCAAGCGATCGCGCCTGCTTTATCCGCCAATCAAAACCAGCAATTGCCCGGGATAGGCACCCCCCAAATTGCCGATATGTTCTATATTGGGCGAAATATGAAAACGGTTTTTTAAAGCGGATGCAGCGATCGCGCTCGTTTGTCAATTTGAGATAGAGGAGTGGGAGAGGGGGAGGAGTGGGAGGAGTGGGAGGAGGGAAAAAACCACAAGAAGTTGTAGCCTTAGCCTGGGGAATTTTTCGGGTCTTCCCAGTACGGATTTGCTATGACACCGAATTAGACAAAAACCGTTAGAACCAATCCCCATTTACCTTCCCCTCCCCGATATAGAATGGAAAGGGTTGACAAACAGCAAACAACCATCGACCGTATCTTTCTATCCCGCCATCCCCTTATGTCTGTCGTTGCGAAGCGCGGGCAACAGACAAACTGGTCATGAAATTCATTTCTAGATAGCTATCCCAGGACCGCTTGTGTTACAATTATTTGGAAAAAGTAATAAAAATTTTTAATTTTTAGCAAAAAGTAACATCTGCCGGTGGTTCGCCGGTAAAGAAACCACCTGTAGGTCGTCTCGATTTCAATATTTTTCCATTATCGCCCAACACTGCCGCAAGCATTAAAAACTTTCCTATGAAAACTGCATCCCAACCCACCGCATCTTATAGCCGTAGCGACTGGCAACAAGGCTACGAATCCCAACCCAACGAATATAACTACTGGATTGAAGACATCGAAGGGGAAATTCCCCAACAGTTACACGGTACCCTATTTCGCAACGGACCGGGGTTGCTCGATATCAACGGTCAACCCATCGCGCATCCCTTCGACGGCGACGGCATGGTGAGTGCCATTACCTTCCGCGACGGGAAAGCCTACTATCAAAATCGCTTCGTACGCACAGAAGGCTTTCTCGCCGAACAAAAAGCCGGCAAAATCCTCTATCGCGGCGTATTTGGCACCCAGAAACCCGGGAGTTGGCTAGCAAATATATTTGATATGAAAGCCAAGAACATTGCCAACACCCATATTATCTATTGGGGAGGCAAACTGCTGGCACTGTGGGAAGGTTCGGTTCCCCATCAGCTCAATCCCCAAAATCTGGAAACCATCGGCGTTGACCATCTCGATGGTATCTTAGCATCGGACCAGCCATTTGCTGCCCACCCACGCATCGAACCCGGCAGCGATGACAAACGGTTGATTAATTTTTCTGTAGAACCCGGTCTTTCCACTACCATCACCATTTTTGAATTTGCCAGCGACGGCAAACTGCTACAGAAAAAATCCCACAGCATACCTGGGTTTGCCTTCCTACACGACATGGCAATTACCCCGGAATACTGCATTTTTTGTCAAAATCCCGTTCAATTCAATCCCATTCCCTACGTATTAGGCTTGCGCGGTGCGGCGCAGTGTTTGCGGTTTGACCCCAACCAACCCACCAAAATTGTCTTGATTCCCCGCCAGCAAGGAAAAGAAGTTAAAATTTTGGAAACCGACCCTTGCTTTGTCTTTCACCATGCCAATGCCTTTACCGAGGGCAACCGCATCTATTTGGATTCCATTTGCTACGATTATTTTCCCAATGTAGAACCGGATACCGATTTTCGCGAAATTAATTTTGAAGACTATCCAGCCGGGAAACTGTGGCGTTTTTGTATTGATTTAGACAGCGAAAAGGTCACGCCTGAGTTATTGGTACGGCGTACTTGCGAGTTTCCTTCCCTGCATCCCCAAAACGTCGGTCAATCGTATCGCTATCTCTATTTGGCGGCTACCCACGCGCCGACGGGAAATGCACCGTTGCAAGCTTTGTTGAAAGTAGATTTGCAGAAACTTCAGGGAACCAGTATTCCGGCAGAATTCGATCCGGCTGCCGAAGAGGGTTGTTCGCAGTTCTGGAGTTTGGCACCGCGTAGCTTTGCGGGGGAACCGGTGTTTGTTCCCCATCCCAACGCTACGGAAGAAGACGACGGTTGGGTGTTGATGCTGACCTACAACGCTGCCCACCATCGCTCTGATATACTGATTTTCAATGCTAAGGATATTTCCCCAGGACCAATCGCACGTCTGCATTTAAAACATCACGTTCCCTATGGGTTGCACGGTAGTTTTGTAGAAGAAACGTTTGTGTAACCGTTGGTTGTAGGATAGGCAACTGCTATTTTGTCGTTCGATTATAAGGATGGAGGTTCATGGAAGTACAAAGGGTTGGCGTTGTTTTACGTAGTTTTCAGCCAGAGACGGAAGTAACGGTACGCGGGTGGATTCGTACCAAACGCGAGTTAAAGGAGTTTGCTTTTGTGGAGGTTAACGATGGTTCCTCCATGGCGAATTTGCAAGTGATTTTTGACCGCAATTATCCCGACTACGAAAATGTTCTCAAACAGCTCAATACCGGGGTGGCGGTGGAAATTAGCGGTACGATTGCTGAGTCGCCAGCCAAAGGACAGCGCATCGAATTGCGTGCGAGCGATGTTAAGGTGTACGGTGAGGTAGAAGCAGATACCTATCCTTTACAGAAGAAACGCCATTCTTTTGAGTTTTTGCGGTCGATCGCTCATTTGCGATCGCGTACGAATACTTTAGGAGCTGTGTTTCGAGTCCGCAATGCTTGTTCGGCGGCTATTCATCAATTTTTCCAAGAACGGGGGTTTCTGTGGGTGCATACTCCCATTCTCACGGCGAATGACTGCGAGGGTGCTGGGGAATTGTTTACGGTGACCAATTTGGATTTGAACAATCTTCCCCGCAATGAAGATGGCAGCGTGAATTTTGAAGAGGATTTCTTTGGCAAACGCGCTTCTTTGACAGTCAGCGGTCAGTTGGAAGCGGAGGCGATGGCGCTGGCGTTTACCAATGTGTATACGTTTGGACCTACCTTTCGGGCAGAAAATTCCAATACTTCCCGCCATTTGTCGGAGTTTTGGATGGTAGAGCCGGAAATGGCTTTTTGCGACCTGCAAGGGGATATGGATTTGGCGGAGGAATTTCTCAAATATGTGTTTCAGGCGGTTTTGGAACGGTGTCCGGAGGATATGGAGTTTTTCAACAAACGCATTGACAGTACGGTTTTGGACACTGCCCGCCATATTATTGATAGCGAATTTGAGCGAATTCCCTACAACAAAGCGATCGAGATTCTGCAAAAAAGCGATCGCAAATTTGAATACCCGGTAGAATGGGGAGCAGACCTACAATCGGAACACGAGCGCTATCTCACCGAAGAAGTATTTGGCAAACCCGTCATCGTCACCGACTATCCCCGCGACATAAAAGCCTTCTATATGCGGCAAAACGACGACGGTCAAACCGTGGCTGCTCTTGACGTACTGGCACCCAAAATTGGCGAAATTATAGGCGGTGCCCAACGGGAAGAAAGATTGGATATGCTAGAAAAACGCATCCAAGAAATGGGGTTGAACCAAGACGATTTGTGGTGGTATTTAGACCTACGCCGCTACGGAACCGTTCCCCACGCCGGCTTTGGCTTAGGCTTCGAGCGTCTCATACAATATATGACTGGTATGGGCAACATCCGCGATGTCATTCCCTTCCCCCGCACGCCAGAGAATATTGAATTTTAGTTATCATAGTCGATAAGGATGGGAGCTTGGGAGCCTGGGAGCCTGGGAGCCTGGGAGCCTGGGAGCCTGGGAGCTTGGGAGCCTGGGAGCCTGGGAGCCTGGGAGCCTGGGAGCCTGGGAGCTTGGGAGATATAATGGTTGTTTTCTCCGACGCTCCGATGCCCCGACGCTCCGATGCCCCGACGCCCCGACGCCCCGACGCCCCCATGCTCCGACGCTCCGACGCTCCGACGCCCCCCTCCTCTCCTCCAAAATGCAGCCAACCCCCTTCCAACCATGACCAACCGTCCAATTTACCTAGATTGCCACGCCACCACCCCCGTTGACCAACGGGTTATGGAAGCCATGCAGCCGTTTTTTAGCGAATATTTTGGCAATCCAGCCAGCGTTCAACATATGTATGGCTGGGAAACGGAAGCGGCTGTCAAACAAGCACGGGAAACCCTCGCCGAGGCAATTGGCGCGACGCCTGTGGAAATTATCTTTACCAGCGGTGCGACGGAATCCAACAATCTAGCTATCAAAGGCGTAGCAGAAGCTTATTTTTCCAAGGGACAGCATATTGTTACGGTACAAACAGAACACAACGCCGTTCTCGACGCTTGCAAATATTTAGATAAATTGGGATTTGAGGTAACCTACTTGCCGGTACAGGCAGATGGTTTGCTGGATTTGGAGCAACTCAAGCAAGCTATTCGGGAAGATACAATTTTGGTATCGGTGATGGCTGCCAATAACGAAATTGGCGTATTGCAACCCATTGAAGAAATTGGGGCGATTTGCCACGAAGCCGGCGTTTTGTTCCATACTGATGCCGCCCAAGCCATTGGCAAGATTCCCTTGGACGTGCAAAAAATGAATATCGATTTGCTTTCTATGACCGCCCATAAAGCTTACGGACCCAAGGGAATTGGTGCTTTGTACGTGCGCCGCCGCCATCCTAGAGTGAACTTGGCACCGCAAATCCATGGAGGCGACCACGAACGGGGGATGCGTTCCGGAACCCTGCCTGCACCGCTCATCGTAGGATTTGGCAAGGCGGTGTCTGTGGCTTTAGAGGAGATGGAAACGGAAAGCCAACGGGTAAAGGCATTGCGCGATCGCTTGTGGGAGAAAATTCGCCATATTGACGGCATTCATCTCAACGGTAGTTTAACCCATCGCTTGCCCGGAAATTTAAATGTGAGCGTGGAATCGGTCGATGGCAATGCTTTGTTGCTGGGATTGCAGCCAGTGATGGCTGTCTCTTCCGGTTCGGCTTGCACTTCCGCCAAACGGGAACCTTCCCACGTTTTGCATGCCTTGGGTCGTTCCGCAGATTTAGGCTTTGCTTCGATCAGGTTTGGCATTGGTCGCTTCAACACTCAAGAAGAAATCGACCGCGCTGCCGAACACACCATTGAAACGGTTCAATCGCTACAATCGGCAGCTCGTGGGAATCAGAACGTAGGAGTATCGAAGTAGATTGATTGGAAAAGGGCATTATACGTAGGGGCAACCCCCCGTGGTTGCCCCCATCCCCATGGTTGCCCCCATCCCCGTGGTTGCCTCCCGTGGTTGCCTCCCGTGGTTGCCTCCATCCCCGTGATTGCCTCCCGTGGTTGCCTCCATCCCCGTGGTTGCCTCCCGTGGTTGCCCCCATCCCCGTGATTGCCTCCCGTGGTTGCCCCCATCCCCATGGTTGTCTCCCGTAGTTCCCCCCATCCCCATAAGTTTTCGTGGTCAATATGAAACGGATTTGATACTAGTTGGAGGAGGTAGCATAGAAGTTAGCATCGGTGCAAACACCGGAAAGGGGAGAATCCCAAGAGTCGGCTGGGAGGTGGTCTAGGTAGGCAAAATCAAAAATAATGCCTAAACTGGGAATAGTATTCCAAGGGGGTTCGGCAAATAAGCGATCGTAAAATCCGCCGCCGTATCCCAGACGATATCCCCGTTGGTCGCAAGCTACGGCAGGAACCAAAATTAGATCGACGCTTTCTGGGTCGATGGTGGGTGCGGTTTCGGCTGGCGTGAGAATGCCATAGCGACCTTTAACCTGCGGGTCGCCAGGTTGCCAGCGGTGCCACGTCAAGCGATCGCCCACGCAAATGGGAAATCCCCAAATTTTGCTGCTATCCTCAAATAAAGGGCTGAGGTCGGGTTCGTTGCGAAAGCTGAAATAGGCGAGTATGGTATTAGCTTTAGCATAAAATGAACTATTTGTCAAGTTATCGCACAAGCGATCGCTATAGGTTCGCCATTGAGAAGGTTCGAGAGAGCGTCGTTTCTGGATAAGTTGTTGGCGCAGTTGTTTTTTCCGTTCTTGAGAATCCATGAAAATTTCCTATTTTAGGCATCTGAATGCATAGAAAAAATATTAACTGAACATCCTCCCCCTCCTCCCACTCCTCCCACTCCTCCCACTCTTCCCACTCCTCCCACTCTTCCCACTCCTCCCACTCCTCCACTATTGCCCTTCAAAAACCTGCTTCATATCCAAAACAAAGACTTCCAAAGTTTCTTCTTCTTGGTCTTCCTCCTCTTTATAGGAAACCATCGCCACGTGGGAGGCTATGCCGAGGGGATGGGAACGCCGATAAGAGTTAGGGAGTTGGCGAATTTCAGCTAGGGGGATATCCAGCAAAGTTGGTGGTTCGCTGACG
The sequence above is a segment of the Geitlerinema sp. PCC 9228 genome. Coding sequences within it:
- the rsmI gene encoding 16S rRNA (cytidine(1402)-2'-O)-methyltransferase, whose translation is MDKVQPKTLYLVGTPIGNLEDMTFRAVRVLQEVDLIAAEDTRHTGKLLQHFQIQTPQLSYYQHNSQKRIPDILTALHQGKAIALVTDAGMPGVSDPGCELVQACIEANISIIPIPGATAAIAALSASGLPTDAFVFVGFLPLKSKVRSQILQSLQAETRTLLFYEAPHRIVQTLQDLASHLGENRQVVVAREITKRYEDFWRGTVADAIASHSQTNPKGEYTIVLAGNTATEKSWSPAAIKTELQQLLAQGYSRSQASRQLATVTNLPRREIYQMALTIADSTQ
- a CDS encoding pentapeptide repeat-containing protein: MKVLPFATAAIVLTAIPATAESIEDLQQLLSTKECAGCDLIDAGLTHASLIRADLQNADLRGANLSRADLRGANLRGADLSGATLYGANLQGADLTGAKLTNTDLRRAYLLNAATEGSNIGNAYLKDAVGLPPDIGSAELFHQWGMQEAQGGSYEQAIDYFERAIARDDSFAPSYMGISLAMLRLGNQEASLEYAKAALEIYEQEGSPEAQETASKLVARLEDMKEEDSDSFGEQVERFVGSVGGLILQFLF
- the msrB gene encoding peptide-methionine (R)-S-oxide reductase MsrB, yielding MNYPIQKSEAEWKQQLTEEQFRVTRKKGTERPFTGEYYNKKEKGIYKCVCCGNELFSSDTKYDSGTGWPSFWAPLSEEKVAKETDRSLFMTRTEVLCSACGAHLGHVFDDGPAPTGQRYCMNSVALDFTPDNKSDS
- a CDS encoding glycosyltransferase translates to MSLTVPSVKLELFEYWWNQLPNHPYRVQFLLTKMVEAIAYKLSTTGKLALKQEQPTTAKSVFQLPPKLVKNQVKLDSQVAVVIPAKCCSVKDGDLLQRVISSLQNQPAYVIVVNDGSSYWPHLQPWVQVWTHSQSQGPAVARNTGIKAALELGVDFILFTDSDCIPSANWVSEAHRGFLENPYIHAISGRTDAASHTWFDRYHQINGTLNGRRFQDSNILLYGPTCNLAIARPVAESIQFDESFPHAAGEDIDFCVRMMVAGFRGVHRHSMVVAHDFQFQPGNFIGNLRKFLRQFWKYGSAEGRLLAKFPDYYAYFGQTEEIASDRHGI
- a CDS encoding radical SAM protein — its product is MHPREIILELSHNCNLSCIMCGFKKERNQPHYFMTEETLHQVMDAIAYPPEIIRLNGRGESTIHPKFPQFLAWIREKWPHSQLHLFTNLNIQDPQRVELLKKYGIQLFISIDSPNPEELAQIRRDASWEIVERNLNLLRNHQPRPYFVFTIQAENLHRLKDIAHLAAAHNVGLIYNVVRSDAPDHYFLNRVISELGEIRNALVEAKEILAAVSLQCLIPDQIQGVDLDLEVANPSNGKLATCPALYREACIQYDGYVTPCNMFHPQRFGHISEGSVAEILDGAAARAFRSHHQEDSYCQNCAWLGGGE
- a CDS encoding carotenoid oxygenase family protein, translating into MKTASQPTASYSRSDWQQGYESQPNEYNYWIEDIEGEIPQQLHGTLFRNGPGLLDINGQPIAHPFDGDGMVSAITFRDGKAYYQNRFVRTEGFLAEQKAGKILYRGVFGTQKPGSWLANIFDMKAKNIANTHIIYWGGKLLALWEGSVPHQLNPQNLETIGVDHLDGILASDQPFAAHPRIEPGSDDKRLINFSVEPGLSTTITIFEFASDGKLLQKKSHSIPGFAFLHDMAITPEYCIFCQNPVQFNPIPYVLGLRGAAQCLRFDPNQPTKIVLIPRQQGKEVKILETDPCFVFHHANAFTEGNRIYLDSICYDYFPNVEPDTDFREINFEDYPAGKLWRFCIDLDSEKVTPELLVRRTCEFPSLHPQNVGQSYRYLYLAATHAPTGNAPLQALLKVDLQKLQGTSIPAEFDPAAEEGCSQFWSLAPRSFAGEPVFVPHPNATEEDDGWVLMLTYNAAHHRSDILIFNAKDISPGPIARLHLKHHVPYGLHGSFVEETFV
- the asnS gene encoding asparagine--tRNA ligase, which produces MEVQRVGVVLRSFQPETEVTVRGWIRTKRELKEFAFVEVNDGSSMANLQVIFDRNYPDYENVLKQLNTGVAVEISGTIAESPAKGQRIELRASDVKVYGEVEADTYPLQKKRHSFEFLRSIAHLRSRTNTLGAVFRVRNACSAAIHQFFQERGFLWVHTPILTANDCEGAGELFTVTNLDLNNLPRNEDGSVNFEEDFFGKRASLTVSGQLEAEAMALAFTNVYTFGPTFRAENSNTSRHLSEFWMVEPEMAFCDLQGDMDLAEEFLKYVFQAVLERCPEDMEFFNKRIDSTVLDTARHIIDSEFERIPYNKAIEILQKSDRKFEYPVEWGADLQSEHERYLTEEVFGKPVIVTDYPRDIKAFYMRQNDDGQTVAALDVLAPKIGEIIGGAQREERLDMLEKRIQEMGLNQDDLWWYLDLRRYGTVPHAGFGLGFERLIQYMTGMGNIRDVIPFPRTPENIEF
- a CDS encoding IscS subfamily cysteine desulfurase — protein: MTNRPIYLDCHATTPVDQRVMEAMQPFFSEYFGNPASVQHMYGWETEAAVKQARETLAEAIGATPVEIIFTSGATESNNLAIKGVAEAYFSKGQHIVTVQTEHNAVLDACKYLDKLGFEVTYLPVQADGLLDLEQLKQAIREDTILVSVMAANNEIGVLQPIEEIGAICHEAGVLFHTDAAQAIGKIPLDVQKMNIDLLSMTAHKAYGPKGIGALYVRRRHPRVNLAPQIHGGDHERGMRSGTLPAPLIVGFGKAVSVALEEMETESQRVKALRDRLWEKIRHIDGIHLNGSLTHRLPGNLNVSVESVDGNALLLGLQPVMAVSSGSACTSAKREPSHVLHALGRSADLGFASIRFGIGRFNTQEEIDRAAEHTIETVQSLQSAARGNQNVGVSK
- a CDS encoding 5-formyltetrahydrofolate cyclo-ligase — translated: MDSQERKKQLRQQLIQKRRSLEPSQWRTYSDRLCDNLTNSSFYAKANTILAYFSFRNEPDLSPLFEDSSKIWGFPICVGDRLTWHRWQPGDPQVKGRYGILTPAETAPTIDPESVDLILVPAVACDQRGYRLGYGGGFYDRLFAEPPWNTIPSLGIIFDFAYLDHLPADSWDSPLSGVCTDANFYATSSN